In Desulfobulbus oralis, one DNA window encodes the following:
- a CDS encoding saccharopine dehydrogenase NADP-binding domain-containing protein yields MSGLPLIGILGARGTAGQACVQALLRDTSFTLRLGGRDAERGAVHTAQLGSRVHFVPVDIQDAQALKNFVRGCQLVINCAGPSRLILDTVARAALQAGCHYLDLAGDEVLYQRTEDLHATLYQKRLCCLLSIGIFPGLSGLFLDYCLQEGDSRAQDTSLFFANCGEAMSQTAALDIVYSLRDGFGLGMHRLQNGQVVRDNAGPQLVNLPFLRESLALYPSLNYECQRVATRRRTPNLRCCVSMPSHTMQTLFQIRAAESWQHPTEVEQSARQLVAASLLDCKDFLPFTWYQVKAKGEKNGEYWHLDAELIWNKPSVQLVGRMIAITVQMIISEHYLPGRHLFHESLDIPDFFRLLTSGEGAPRLSLNMNTESLEIGYI; encoded by the coding sequence ATGAGTGGATTGCCGCTCATCGGTATATTGGGCGCCCGTGGTACAGCTGGACAAGCCTGTGTGCAGGCACTATTGCGTGATACATCTTTCACATTACGCTTGGGCGGCAGAGATGCTGAAAGGGGTGCGGTCCATACGGCCCAGTTAGGGAGCCGTGTACACTTTGTGCCAGTTGACATTCAGGACGCTCAAGCTCTGAAAAACTTCGTGCGTGGCTGCCAGCTTGTCATCAACTGTGCAGGTCCGTCCCGTCTGATTCTGGATACGGTTGCTCGAGCTGCCCTTCAGGCGGGGTGCCACTATCTTGATCTGGCAGGCGACGAAGTGCTGTATCAGCGTACAGAGGACCTACACGCGACACTGTACCAGAAGCGGCTCTGTTGCCTACTATCGATTGGTATTTTTCCAGGTTTATCGGGGCTTTTCCTTGATTACTGCTTACAGGAGGGGGACAGCAGAGCTCAGGATACCAGCCTTTTCTTTGCTAATTGTGGTGAAGCCATGTCACAAACTGCAGCCCTTGATATCGTGTATAGTCTGAGGGACGGCTTTGGGCTGGGGATGCATCGCTTGCAAAATGGTCAAGTGGTCCGGGACAATGCTGGACCACAACTGGTCAATCTTCCTTTTTTACGTGAAAGCTTAGCTCTGTATCCCAGCTTGAATTATGAGTGCCAACGGGTGGCCACTCGGCGCCGAACGCCAAACCTACGGTGCTGCGTCTCTATGCCGTCACACACGATGCAAACTCTCTTCCAAATACGCGCAGCGGAATCTTGGCAGCACCCAACTGAGGTAGAGCAGTCTGCCCGACAGCTTGTCGCTGCTTCCTTGCTCGACTGTAAGGATTTTTTACCATTCACTTGGTATCAGGTGAAGGCAAAGGGGGAAAAAAATGGAGAATATTGGCACCTTGATGCGGAGTTGATTTGGAATAAGCCTAGTGTCCAATTGGTGGGTCGTATGATAGCAATTACGGTTCAAATGATAATTTCAGAACATTATCTACCAGGTCGGCATCTATTCCACGAATCGCTGGATATACCAGATTTTTTTCGATTGTTGACTAGTGGTGAAGGTGCACCTAGACTCTCGCTTAATATGAATACAGAGTCATTAGAAATAGGCTACATATGA
- a CDS encoding CatB-related O-acetyltransferase, with protein MYGPSPEMAKPMPAVPTVHFLKNIIKNQNIIAGDYTAVQLPEGVENFENFVLYHYPFMGDRLVFGKFCGIARQAKFIMNGAHHRMTGISTYPFQIFGHGWEKVMPPITELPMKGDTIIENDVWIGYNATILPGVHIGNGACIGACAVVSKDVPPYAIVGGNPARLIRMRFSPEEIELLQGIAWWNWNAEKIFKYLDIIVGGNVQELVKIA; from the coding sequence ATGTATGGACCTTCACCAGAAATGGCAAAACCCATGCCGGCTGTACCTACTGTTCATTTTCTTAAAAATATTATAAAAAATCAAAATATTATTGCCGGCGATTATACAGCTGTACAACTACCGGAGGGGGTGGAGAATTTTGAGAATTTTGTCTTGTACCACTATCCATTTATGGGGGACCGGCTGGTCTTTGGTAAATTTTGTGGTATCGCCCGGCAAGCAAAATTTATTATGAATGGTGCGCATCACAGAATGACAGGTATATCTACTTATCCATTCCAGATTTTTGGGCATGGATGGGAAAAAGTGATGCCGCCTATCACTGAATTACCCATGAAAGGTGATACAATTATAGAAAATGATGTTTGGATTGGGTATAATGCAACGATATTACCTGGAGTCCATATTGGAAATGGCGCATGCATAGGAGCTTGTGCAGTTGTAAGCAAAGATGTTCCTCCCTATGCCATCGTGGGAGGTAACCCGGCTAGACTCATCCGTATGCGCTTTTCTCCGGAGGAGATCGAATTGTTACAGGGCATTGCTTGGTGGAATTGGAATGCAGAAAAAATTTTTAAATACTTAGATATTATAGTAGGTGGAAATGTACAGGAATTGGTTAAAATAGCTTAA
- a CDS encoding efflux RND transporter permease subunit: MDQLAHALEQGVPYVRQVNWLGNAERIKGRDGEVEIKPFFSQSPRTQAEVDQKLTEALDEPNFANNLISPDKTALTMTLDLNTYPPKEEDLTPQKTIVNAIDAILAEARFAPLKPLVGGPPHYNIRYSELVRRDMGKLFGLVILVQMGLLLFFGRGPRAVVTPLVITTLAVFWTMGTIGLLGFTLNLLSSALPTMLICVSIADSVHLIAAFSHESRQGMTRKENLASAMGEVGLAMMLTSLTTAIGFLAYLTCAVKPYREMGIYVACGVVYAFLLTIVLTPVFYSFGRSPIARKQKSPRKVDFLNRLLDRMLQASLHLVCNRPRAVSIGFILVMVLTFFGYLQVKVESNTAKLLFKGQPLRDTLDEIDRRMGTSITLEFLLDADGEAGIKDPDFMKKLDRLTMAAEANPLVTKADSVSRVVKQMRQAMHDNDPAYYSIPDTADAVAQYLYFYESSGGAAMDRQVGFLSDVVRLSIKCPYFDTAQARQLLEEMQKQVREIFGPEMKVVVSGGMSRYIELNDILYAGQRHSFIAATLAIGIVMMTVLRAVRFGLLSMLPNIFPVFVTMGFLGLVGLYLDVITVSFAGVIIGVAVDDTIHFFTRFKQEFARLGNYKKALAATYFSVGRPIIQTSVLLVIGNAVLLFSSVLGFFKLGLLFGVAFSAALLADLWFAPALILLFHPLGRERA, from the coding sequence ATGGACCAGTTGGCCCATGCCCTGGAACAAGGTGTCCCCTATGTCCGGCAGGTGAATTGGCTTGGCAATGCAGAGCGCATCAAGGGCAGGGATGGCGAAGTCGAGATCAAGCCTTTTTTTTCACAGTCTCCGCGCACGCAGGCCGAGGTCGACCAGAAACTCACAGAGGCGCTTGATGAACCGAATTTTGCCAATAACCTCATTTCCCCTGATAAGACCGCGTTGACCATGACGCTGGATCTGAACACCTACCCTCCGAAAGAGGAAGATCTCACACCCCAGAAAACCATTGTCAACGCCATAGATGCCATCCTGGCCGAGGCCCGTTTCGCCCCCCTGAAGCCTCTGGTTGGGGGCCCGCCCCACTACAATATACGCTACAGCGAATTGGTGAGGCGGGATATGGGCAAGCTGTTTGGCCTGGTGATTCTGGTACAGATGGGACTTCTGCTCTTCTTTGGCCGAGGCCCCCGGGCGGTGGTGACGCCACTTGTCATCACCACCCTGGCTGTATTCTGGACAATGGGCACGATCGGGCTTTTAGGCTTCACCCTAAACCTGCTCTCCTCTGCCCTGCCCACCATGCTGATCTGTGTGAGTATTGCCGACTCTGTCCATCTCATTGCCGCCTTCTCACACGAAAGCAGACAGGGCATGACGCGCAAGGAAAATCTGGCCAGCGCCATGGGGGAAGTGGGGCTCGCCATGATGCTGACCTCGCTGACCACCGCGATCGGTTTTCTGGCCTACCTGACCTGTGCTGTGAAACCGTACCGGGAGATGGGTATTTATGTGGCCTGCGGCGTTGTTTACGCCTTTCTGCTGACCATCGTATTGACACCGGTTTTCTACTCTTTTGGCCGGAGCCCGATAGCCAGAAAGCAGAAATCCCCCCGAAAGGTCGATTTTCTCAATCGCCTTTTGGACCGGATGCTGCAAGCCAGCCTGCATCTGGTGTGCAACCGGCCACGGGCCGTAAGCATTGGCTTTATTCTCGTCATGGTCCTCACATTTTTTGGCTATCTCCAGGTAAAGGTGGAATCCAATACGGCCAAGCTGCTTTTCAAGGGCCAGCCCCTGCGTGACACCTTAGACGAAATCGACAGACGAATGGGAACCAGTATAACGCTGGAATTTCTGCTCGATGCCGATGGGGAAGCAGGCATCAAGGATCCTGACTTCATGAAGAAGCTGGACCGGCTGACCATGGCTGCCGAGGCAAACCCGCTTGTGACAAAGGCCGACTCTGTCTCCCGGGTTGTCAAGCAGATGCGCCAGGCGATGCACGATAATGACCCGGCCTATTACAGCATACCGGATACGGCCGACGCAGTGGCCCAGTACCTCTACTTTTACGAAAGCTCTGGCGGTGCAGCCATGGACAGGCAGGTGGGTTTTCTGTCCGACGTGGTGCGGCTCTCCATCAAGTGCCCGTATTTCGATACGGCCCAGGCCCGTCAACTGCTGGAGGAAATGCAAAAGCAGGTCCGCGAAATCTTTGGCCCGGAAATGAAGGTCGTCGTCTCCGGCGGCATGTCCCGCTATATTGAACTGAACGACATCCTCTACGCCGGCCAGCGGCACAGCTTCATTGCCGCCACGCTTGCCATTGGCATTGTCATGATGACAGTTTTACGTGCCGTACGTTTTGGCCTGCTCAGCATGCTGCCTAACATATTTCCCGTTTTTGTGACCATGGGCTTTCTGGGTCTTGTTGGCCTGTACCTGGACGTGATTACCGTAAGTTTTGCCGGTGTCATCATCGGGGTGGCGGTGGACGACACCATTCACTTCTTCACCCGCTTCAAGCAGGAATTCGCCCGCTTGGGCAACTACAAAAAAGCCCTGGCAGCCACATATTTTTCCGTAGGGCGGCCCATTATTCAGACCAGTGTACTTTTGGTCATAGGCAATGCCGTACTGCTCTTTTCCTCGGTGCTTGGCTTCTTCAAGCTGGGTCTGCTCTTTGGCGTGGCCTTCAGCGCGGCCCTGCTGGCCGATCTCTGGTTCGCGCCGGCTCTGATCTTACTCTTTCACCCTCTGGGCAGGGAACGAGCCTGA
- the ribD gene encoding bifunctional diaminohydroxyphosphoribosylaminopyrimidine deaminase/5-amino-6-(5-phosphoribosylamino)uracil reductase RibD, whose amino-acid sequence MEQGDEYYMELALAEAARGLGRTSPNPAVGALLVREGSILGRGYHHRAGEPHAEVEALADARRNGHDTAGATLYVTLEPCNHRGRTPPCTEAILAAGIVRVVLGTCDPNARVQGGGAALLAEHGLSVRQGVLQAACRRLILPFAKTQRSGLPWVVMKAGLSLDGRISRRSGQGGAMTGPEAGHFVHGLRNQLDAILVGRGTALIDDPALSCRLAAEERRDPVRVVLDRTLRLPPGAKMLVQQSAAKTMLFCGERADAGREAGLVAAGAQVIRVAEQASGLDLHAVLRHLAQAGLCSVLVEGGARVHAAFLSSGLVDEVALLFAPCFVGETGTPLTRGPNAGPDAGGLFTQPLLETESRRLGADWLLRGYFTAPDSLFPA is encoded by the coding sequence ATGGAACAGGGCGACGAATACTATATGGAACTGGCGCTGGCCGAGGCTGCCAGGGGCCTGGGCCGGACCAGCCCGAATCCGGCGGTGGGCGCTCTGCTCGTGCGCGAGGGCAGCATTCTGGGCCGGGGCTATCACCACAGGGCGGGCGAGCCCCACGCCGAGGTGGAGGCGCTGGCGGATGCGCGGCGGAACGGGCACGACACGGCAGGCGCGACTCTGTACGTGACCTTGGAGCCCTGCAATCATCGCGGCCGGACGCCGCCCTGCACCGAGGCGATACTGGCCGCTGGCATTGTGCGGGTGGTGCTGGGCACCTGCGATCCCAACGCCCGGGTCCAGGGCGGGGGTGCGGCCCTGCTGGCCGAGCACGGTCTGAGCGTGCGGCAGGGTGTTTTGCAGGCCGCCTGCCGCCGTCTCATTCTGCCCTTTGCGAAAACGCAGCGGAGCGGTCTGCCCTGGGTGGTGATGAAGGCCGGATTGAGTCTTGACGGCAGGATCAGCCGCCGGAGCGGGCAGGGTGGGGCGATGACCGGCCCGGAAGCCGGACATTTCGTGCATGGGCTGCGAAATCAGCTGGATGCCATTCTTGTGGGCAGGGGCACGGCCTTGATCGACGATCCGGCCCTGAGCTGCCGTCTGGCTGCCGAAGAGCGCCGCGATCCCGTGCGGGTGGTTTTGGACCGCACTTTGCGTCTGCCGCCTGGGGCGAAAATGCTGGTGCAGCAGTCAGCGGCAAAAACTATGCTTTTTTGTGGAGAACGTGCCGATGCGGGCCGGGAGGCAGGGCTGGTGGCCGCCGGAGCCCAGGTGATCCGGGTGGCGGAGCAGGCCAGCGGTCTCGATCTGCATGCGGTTTTGCGGCATCTGGCGCAGGCGGGCCTGTGCTCGGTTTTGGTGGAAGGCGGGGCCCGGGTGCATGCCGCCTTTCTGTCTTCCGGCCTGGTGGATGAGGTGGCCCTGCTCTTTGCGCCCTGCTTTGTTGGTGAGACCGGCACGCCGCTGACGCGGGGCCCCAATGCTGGCCCGGATGCAGGTGGCCTGTTTACCCAGCCCCTCCTGGAGACGGAAAGCCGACGCCTGGGCGCGGACTGGCTGCTGCGCGGTTATTTTACGGCGCCGGATTCGCTTTTTCCGGCCTGA
- a CDS encoding outer membrane lipoprotein-sorting protein, translating into MKPYLFWILALLYSLHVPAIQAEELSGRDVMLKVEAIDRSYSDRHIINTMIVKRGNEQLIRKMESYTKKYGKDRQDDRTYIRFLEPADAKDTQYLTWSWEDLSRGDDMWIYMPAESLTRRVSSGGRKGAFMRSDIANEDIQKRSIDAFNYKLLNSEKIDGVDCWVVEMTPIPSIEDETSYSKRIFFVRQDIHLPAKIDYYDKRGRLLKLETHGRYKQIDGVWTATKLLFTTPDRGTTTIMDRSEVTYNQGVDETLFQPQNLKR; encoded by the coding sequence ATGAAACCTTATTTATTCTGGATACTTGCCCTTTTGTATTCACTGCATGTCCCGGCCATCCAGGCAGAAGAACTGAGCGGCAGGGATGTCATGCTCAAGGTTGAAGCAATTGACCGTAGCTATAGCGATCGTCATATAATCAACACTATGATTGTGAAACGCGGAAATGAGCAATTGATACGAAAAATGGAAAGCTATACCAAAAAATATGGCAAGGATCGTCAAGATGATCGCACATATATCCGTTTTTTGGAACCGGCGGATGCCAAGGATACCCAATATTTGACCTGGTCTTGGGAAGATTTGTCCAGAGGAGATGATATGTGGATCTATATGCCTGCCGAAAGCTTGACACGTCGTGTTTCAAGTGGTGGAAGAAAAGGGGCATTTATGCGTTCTGATATAGCCAATGAAGATATTCAAAAGCGATCTATTGACGCATTTAACTATAAACTTCTCAATAGTGAAAAAATTGATGGTGTAGATTGCTGGGTTGTTGAAATGACTCCAATACCAAGCATTGAAGATGAAACCAGCTACTCCAAGCGGATATTTTTTGTACGTCAAGATATTCATCTACCTGCCAAGATAGATTATTATGATAAGCGAGGTCGATTGCTGAAGCTTGAAACACATGGCAGATATAAACAGATTGATGGTGTCTGGACCGCGACCAAACTGCTGTTCACAACCCCTGACCGTGGAACGACTACCATCATGGACCGTAGTGAAGTCACCTACAACCAAGGTGTGGATGAAACACTCTTTCAGCCGCAAAACCTTAAACGATGA
- a CDS encoding ABC transporter ATP-binding protein — MIKLMRRLVWLFPEMRRPLSVAAAFKAVETLFMGMPYGIMILVLNDLLVGKLTTKRVIVYTLGTAFGYLGQGLFCWLFTKKAYPLGTQLCKRVRLRIGEHLRNLPMCAFSHKTAGNLAALVSEELTMLTLLPRMAFPQFISSLIFPIVLAPFLLSIDWRLALTALIPVPLAFPVLQQCRRELSKGVRQRNEAMTKVSSLVVQYVQGMEVVKGFRLAVTQFHSFAAALERSRKDNLSLVFRSTPLLMTFQFILDIGIVLLMILGAVLLLNGSISIFVWLTFLILALRMYEPIKALGPVYEITQSAEATLDRIEAILSEKPQVHGCRTLAPGPVDINFKNVSFAYDDNAVLRNISLEIPAQKVTAIVGPSGSGKTTMLRLIARFWDVDGGEICLGGVPVRELSSEALFGALSMVFQDVYLFQGTVRENIAFGSPDASDADVERAARAAHCHDFIDRLPQGYDTPVGEGGATLSGGERQRIAIARALLKDAPVVLLDEATASVDPENECQIQEAIDALVGSKTVVLVAHRLTTITQAEQIAVLDGLGNIAAIGSHEELLKSCFLYQRLWKHRKSSLSWKVGEAEAVAVDSE, encoded by the coding sequence ATGATTAAGCTTATGCGCCGCTTGGTGTGGCTTTTTCCTGAAATGCGTCGACCTTTGAGTGTCGCGGCCGCCTTTAAGGCTGTCGAGACACTATTTATGGGTATGCCTTATGGCATCATGATTTTGGTACTCAACGATTTACTTGTAGGCAAATTGACTACCAAACGTGTGATAGTGTATACACTTGGTACGGCGTTTGGCTACCTTGGGCAGGGACTTTTTTGCTGGCTGTTTACCAAAAAGGCTTATCCTCTGGGTACCCAGTTGTGCAAAAGGGTGCGTCTTCGTATTGGTGAGCATTTGAGAAACCTGCCAATGTGTGCCTTTTCGCACAAGACGGCTGGCAATTTGGCGGCTTTGGTTTCTGAGGAATTGACGATGCTGACACTGCTGCCACGGATGGCATTTCCACAATTTATTAGTTCTTTAATTTTTCCAATAGTGCTAGCGCCATTCCTTTTGTCGATTGACTGGCGTTTGGCATTGACTGCACTTATACCAGTACCATTAGCCTTTCCAGTCTTGCAACAGTGTCGGCGAGAACTTAGCAAGGGGGTACGGCAGCGCAACGAGGCTATGACCAAAGTGAGCTCATTGGTTGTTCAATATGTACAGGGTATGGAGGTGGTCAAAGGCTTTCGTCTTGCAGTTACGCAGTTTCATAGTTTTGCTGCTGCCCTTGAACGTAGCAGAAAAGACAATTTATCTCTCGTATTTCGTTCTACACCACTTTTAATGACCTTTCAGTTTATATTGGATATTGGCATTGTCCTGCTAATGATTTTGGGTGCTGTGCTTTTACTAAATGGATCGATAAGTATTTTTGTGTGGTTGACCTTTTTGATATTGGCTTTACGCATGTATGAACCCATAAAGGCTCTGGGTCCTGTATATGAAATCACTCAATCAGCCGAGGCTACCCTTGATCGTATCGAGGCGATCCTATCAGAAAAACCACAGGTACATGGCTGTAGAACTTTGGCGCCCGGACCAGTTGATATCAACTTTAAAAATGTGAGCTTTGCTTACGACGATAATGCCGTGTTACGCAATATCTCTCTGGAGATTCCGGCTCAGAAGGTAACTGCTATAGTTGGTCCGTCCGGATCTGGCAAAACAACAATGCTGCGTCTGATCGCACGCTTCTGGGATGTAGATGGTGGTGAAATTTGTCTGGGTGGCGTACCGGTACGCGAGCTTTCCTCCGAAGCATTGTTCGGGGCGCTGAGTATGGTCTTTCAGGATGTGTACCTGTTTCAGGGTACGGTACGAGAAAATATTGCCTTTGGTTCACCTGATGCATCTGATGCAGATGTGGAACGGGCGGCCCGTGCCGCGCACTGTCATGATTTTATAGACCGTCTGCCACAGGGCTACGATACTCCTGTGGGTGAAGGTGGCGCGACACTTTCAGGGGGTGAACGGCAACGTATTGCCATTGCCCGTGCTCTGCTTAAAGATGCACCTGTGGTTCTGCTTGATGAGGCCACTGCCTCGGTTGACCCAGAAAATGAGTGCCAGATTCAAGAGGCCATAGATGCATTGGTTGGCTCTAAAACAGTGGTTTTGGTGGCTCACCGCCTTACGACCATTACTCAGGCTGAGCAGATCGCTGTCTTAGATGGATTGGGAAATATAGCGGCAATTGGCAGCCATGAAGAACTTTTGAAAAGTTGTTTCCTTTACCAGCGGTTGTGGAAGCATCGCAAGAGTTCCTTGTCCTGGAAGGTAGGCGAAGCTGAAGCAGTCGCTGTCGATAGTGAATAG
- a CDS encoding ABC transporter ATP-binding protein has protein sequence MGIGITPFSSTLRMNEGKRMHSQDANALGSLLSMAAQHKGKVMVACVFSLVAQLLSIAPFVILSFLIDRLVDDGSIQSTSVWPYVTAATLCLVFRYVFAGFAAVLSHITAYDILHHLRLAIAKKLPRLPLGFFNRKTSGQIRKVMLEDVEQMELFIGHNLPDLVGSTLLLLMTILILFWLDWRLALAAIAPLPIGFFAQALTISRNRESRSLFFTASEKMNTTMVQYIHGMPVIKAFTRTESSFNKYVDSVSECSYYEDIMCEHWALPMTLFQVAANANMLLILPLGSLLWLHGHVTISALVLVLLIGLGLGGIIQQLIMMGSFLEQQVEGRKRIDTLLFSTELPEVENPATPQDASLRVEHVSFAYEDNDILRDVNVNLEPGRFLALVGPSGAGKSTLAKLILRFWDVKNGAIRLGGADIRQVDANELMRHVSFVFQNIFLFNDTVAANLRVGKPDATQEELEAAARAARCHDFIMALPNGYEYVVGEKGGALSGGEKQRLCIARALLKNAPILVLDEATAFVDPENEADIQLALNALVHDKTLIVVAHRLSTITSADEIVVLDGGIVAARGTHVRLLAESELYRNLWQAHVASKEWRLNQKKGGDLHD, from the coding sequence ATGGGTATAGGGATTACGCCATTTTCATCCACGTTACGTATGAACGAAGGAAAAAGAATGCACTCTCAAGATGCAAATGCGCTTGGCAGTTTGCTCAGCATGGCTGCTCAGCACAAAGGTAAAGTGATGGTAGCCTGCGTTTTTTCGTTGGTCGCGCAGCTGCTGAGTATAGCACCATTTGTGATATTGTCTTTTTTGATTGACCGTTTGGTCGATGACGGCAGCATCCAGTCGACATCGGTATGGCCTTATGTGACGGCTGCTACGTTATGCCTGGTCTTTAGGTATGTTTTTGCTGGATTCGCCGCAGTATTATCACATATTACTGCTTATGATATTTTGCATCATCTTCGTTTAGCTATTGCAAAAAAATTACCTCGTTTGCCTCTTGGATTTTTTAATCGTAAGACCAGTGGTCAAATTAGAAAAGTAATGCTGGAAGATGTTGAACAAATGGAATTGTTTATCGGTCATAACCTGCCTGATTTGGTAGGTAGTACGCTTTTGCTCCTGATGACTATATTAATTTTATTTTGGTTAGACTGGAGGTTGGCATTGGCGGCTATAGCACCGTTACCTATTGGCTTTTTTGCACAGGCTTTGACAATTTCTCGCAATCGTGAATCACGCTCTCTTTTCTTTACTGCTAGCGAAAAGATGAACACCACAATGGTGCAATACATTCATGGTATGCCGGTTATCAAGGCTTTTACTCGAACTGAGTCGTCATTTAATAAATATGTGGACAGTGTGTCCGAATGTTCATATTACGAAGATATAATGTGTGAGCACTGGGCCTTACCCATGACACTTTTTCAGGTGGCAGCAAACGCCAATATGCTGCTTATTTTGCCTCTGGGCTCGCTTTTGTGGCTGCATGGCCATGTGACTATCTCGGCACTCGTCTTGGTTCTGCTTATAGGTTTGGGTTTGGGTGGAATTATCCAGCAATTGATAATGATGGGTTCTTTTTTAGAACAGCAGGTGGAGGGGCGAAAGCGCATCGACACCCTGCTCTTCAGCACAGAGTTGCCAGAGGTGGAAAATCCTGCCACACCTCAGGATGCCTCGCTGAGGGTAGAACATGTGTCCTTCGCGTACGAAGACAACGACATATTGCGTGATGTTAATGTCAACCTGGAACCTGGCCGCTTTCTGGCCTTGGTGGGGCCATCGGGGGCAGGAAAAAGCACGCTGGCTAAGCTCATTTTGCGTTTTTGGGATGTCAAGAATGGGGCAATAAGATTGGGAGGCGCGGATATTAGGCAGGTTGACGCCAACGAACTGATGCGCCACGTTTCTTTCGTCTTTCAGAATATTTTTCTATTTAACGACACTGTTGCTGCTAATCTGCGTGTGGGCAAACCCGATGCAACTCAGGAAGAGTTGGAAGCCGCGGCACGGGCCGCCCGGTGCCATGACTTTATTATGGCGCTTCCAAACGGTTATGAGTACGTGGTTGGCGAGAAAGGCGGTGCGCTTTCTGGCGGCGAAAAACAACGCCTCTGCATAGCTCGCGCTCTCCTTAAGAATGCCCCCATACTGGTACTTGACGAGGCCACAGCCTTCGTCGATCCTGAAAATGAGGCGGATATCCAGCTAGCACTGAATGCATTGGTGCACGACAAAACTCTTATTGTAGTGGCACACCGGCTCTCAACCATCACCTCGGCTGATGAGATAGTTGTGCTCGACGGTGGCATAGTAGCGGCCAGAGGTACACACGTGCGCCTGCTTGCCGAAAGTGAACTGTATCGCAATTTATGGCAGGCACATGTGGCCAGCAAGGAATGGCGTCTCAATCAGAAAAAGGGGGGGGACCTTCATGATTAA
- a CDS encoding DUF1302 family protein, translating into MESRNQLRLRDGRAISTRQRLWLEGGYNFRTASTPGGAGARPDITPSLFLSGRLDADMAAASFSDDVNDVSAALQEAYCTVDGQYADFFVGRKMVRWGTGDGINPLDLINPQDHRDPFSSGRSDNRLPVFLGQAAFSLPAVGPFEALSLQAVLVPLAQVTKVPGPGSPWETPSIRHIRQAAAEGRFALEEQDLPSSWFNDGKYMAHLSTTLHGWDLGLAAFSGPRNSPVLASMPDAAGRPVVRPQSPGMAAVGLNFAKGLEQSTLRGELGLKPAYPLQVRGRPDFERSDMLEGVIGLDRTFSLNRYLNLQYYTTHIQDAGKLGQSCWAHGMTYEISDQFLQDDLKLGVSGIVGFSGQGWTLQPYAEYKFGDDWLLAFSIMLFGGNGSGAYGQYGDSDFATLRIRRTF; encoded by the coding sequence TTGGAAAGCCGCAACCAGTTGCGATTGCGGGATGGCCGGGCCATTTCAACCCGGCAGCGGCTCTGGCTGGAGGGGGGCTACAATTTTCGCACAGCCTCAACCCCGGGAGGAGCCGGGGCGCGGCCGGATATTACCCCCAGTCTCTTTCTCTCTGGCAGGCTGGATGCGGACATGGCTGCCGCGAGTTTCTCCGACGATGTCAACGATGTCTCAGCCGCCCTGCAGGAAGCCTATTGCACCGTGGACGGGCAGTATGCAGATTTTTTCGTTGGGCGAAAGATGGTGCGCTGGGGCACTGGCGATGGCATCAATCCTCTCGATCTGATCAATCCGCAGGATCACCGTGATCCCTTTTCCTCTGGGCGCAGCGATAATCGCCTGCCGGTCTTCCTCGGGCAGGCCGCCTTCTCACTGCCCGCGGTCGGGCCGTTTGAGGCTCTGTCCCTGCAGGCAGTGCTCGTCCCTCTTGCGCAGGTCACCAAAGTGCCCGGCCCTGGCTCACCCTGGGAGACGCCGTCCATAAGGCACATTCGCCAGGCCGCAGCAGAGGGCAGATTCGCTCTGGAAGAGCAGGACTTGCCTTCAAGTTGGTTCAACGATGGCAAATATATGGCGCATCTGAGCACCACGTTGCATGGATGGGATCTGGGACTGGCCGCTTTTAGCGGACCGCGCAACTCGCCAGTTCTGGCCAGCATGCCCGATGCGGCAGGCCGTCCTGTGGTGAGGCCGCAATCCCCTGGCATGGCCGCAGTGGGCCTCAATTTTGCCAAAGGCCTCGAGCAGTCCACCCTTCGGGGCGAGCTGGGCCTGAAGCCCGCGTATCCGCTCCAGGTAAGGGGCAGGCCAGATTTCGAACGCAGCGACATGCTCGAGGGGGTCATCGGCCTTGACCGGACTTTTTCCCTGAACCGCTATCTGAACCTGCAGTACTACACCACCCATATCCAGGATGCCGGGAAGCTGGGGCAGTCTTGCTGGGCGCATGGCATGACCTATGAAATTTCCGACCAGTTTCTGCAAGACGATCTCAAACTGGGCGTGAGTGGCATTGTCGGTTTTTCCGGCCAGGGCTGGACCCTGCAGCCTTATGCCGAGTACAAATTTGGAGATGACTGGCTGCTTGCGTTCTCAATCATGTTGTTCGGGGGAAACGGCAGTGGCGCGTACGGTCAATACGGAGACAGCGATTTTGCCACCCTCAGAATCCGGCGTACTTTCTGA